The Halomonas binhaiensis nucleotide sequence CTGGAAGTAAAGGTGTCCTGCCTTTGCCTATCGGTCACGGCGAACGCTTTATCGTACGAGTCGTCGAGACTCCAGCGTCAAACTCTCTACGACAGGAAACCCTGCGCGCACTGGACGAGTGCAATACCCAGCCCCACGCCGACCACTAGCGGGGCCTGGAGTGAGCCTCCCATTCCCTGGCCGGGTCGGTTCCCAACAGCTGCCACACGGTTAGCGTTTTACCGGCCAGTTTGAGCTTACTCATGACGCTGGTATGACCAGGTACCCAAGATCGGCAAGAGTGCATCCTGCCTAACTTTTTACGGTGGTGAAATGAAATACCCCCTCCCTCCCCTTAACCCACTGAGAACCTTCGAAGCCGCAGCACGGCTTTGCAGTCTGACCAGCGCAGCTGAGGAGCTGAACGTTTCCCAGGTTGCCGTCAGTCGCCAGGTTCGGGTGCTCGAGGACTACCTGGGTGTCGCCCTTTTCCGGCGCCTGCACAGAGGTATCGAGCTGACACGCGAGGGCAAGGAGCTGTATGAAGGCATCACTCAGGCCTTTCAGGACATCGGCAGTGCCGCGCGCAAGGTGTCGCGCCGGGGCCGAAGAGATATTCTTTCGATTCAGTCCTATACGACCTTCTCGCAACGCTGGCTGATCCCCCGACTGGCCAACTTCCATGACACTAACGAATCTATCGAAGTCAGGTTATCGTCCTCGCTGTCACCGGTGGATTTCGACACGCAGAATATCGACGCCTCCATCCGCTCTGGCCGCGGCGACTGGCCCGACCTGCATGCCGAGAAGCTGGTGGACATCGAGCTCATCCCGATATGCTCCCCGGCGCTGATGGAATCGGCGAAACTGACATCACCACAGGACCTGTCCCGCATACGCCTGCTGCACTCCATGGCACGCCCCAACGACTGGGCCAGCTGGCTTTCGTCGGCCGGCGCCAACATCGACGCCGATGCCGGTATTCGCTTCGACAACTCAGCCTTGGCCTACGAAGCGGCCTCGATGAACATTGGTGTGGCTATCGCAGTCAAGGTCTTCATAGAACGCCAACTTCAGAATGGCAGTTTTATTGCGCCCTTTGAGACCACGTGCAAAACAGGTGAAGGTTATTACCTGACATGGCCGCGAAACATGAAGCCATCCGAGCCACTGCTGAAATTTTTATCCTGGATGCGCGAACTATTGGCCAATACGCAATAACTTCCCACCTTCATTCTTCAGCCAACCCATCTTGACCTAGATTCAATGGGTTCGATATTCGAGCCTTATTGTTGGCTCTCTCCTT carries:
- the gcvA gene encoding transcriptional regulator GcvA, which gives rise to MKYPLPPLNPLRTFEAAARLCSLTSAAEELNVSQVAVSRQVRVLEDYLGVALFRRLHRGIELTREGKELYEGITQAFQDIGSAARKVSRRGRRDILSIQSYTTFSQRWLIPRLANFHDTNESIEVRLSSSLSPVDFDTQNIDASIRSGRGDWPDLHAEKLVDIELIPICSPALMESAKLTSPQDLSRIRLLHSMARPNDWASWLSSAGANIDADAGIRFDNSALAYEAASMNIGVAIAVKVFIERQLQNGSFIAPFETTCKTGEGYYLTWPRNMKPSEPLLKFLSWMRELLANTQ